The Haloarcula sp. H-GB4 genome segment CCTCTCCGTTCCACTGTGTGTTGTCCGAGGTTATATCCGGGGTATCGCCGTCGGAACCACTGGCGATATCGCCTCTGAGATACAAGTTACTCGCTTTAATTGAGTCACCACCGTCATGTGTGAATTCAACCCAGTCGTTTGCATCCTCGTACTCCGTACTGAAGCTAGCCTGTGGAGCCGTGTTACTGACCTGGTCGCCCAGACCGAGGACGAATGTTGCGATAACGGCTGCGAGGATGACCGTGATTGCGACCATCAGGATGACCCCGATGACCGGCGACACAGCATCGTCGTCGTTGAAGAATCGTTTGAGTTCCATTGTTGTGTCCGCACGCATCAACAGGTCTCCCTGTTATGCCGTGCTTATCGAATCGTAGCTATGGAGATATATAAGTCTGCACCTGTATTATCAGAGACTGTAATCACTTAATCTGTTAACAGCTATTCTGGGATGTTTGAACCCAACTGTGACTGATAAGGTCCACAATTATCACAAAATATGCTTTTATGACTTTATGAAAGGGCCAAGAGCGCCACTGTAACGAACACTGCGAGAATGAGGATGCTAAGTCCGATGCCGGCCCGCATCGGATGTACGAGGGTGTCGTCGTCGCGGAGCCGCGCAATCACGTCGTTCGGGGATGTAACGGTCCGTGTGACGACGCTCGTAGCCTGAACCACTGCGCGGTCAACGGCGGCGTACAGTTCGGTCACACCGACAACGAGCCCGCGGGAGCCATAGAAGACGGTGGGGTTGTACAGCGAATCGATGTCCGGGACGCGGCCGAGCTTCGAGAGGGGCTTCTTAGTCACCGCGAAGCCAATCAGCCCGAGGATGGCCAGAACCACTCCCTCGATGACGTGGGGAATAGTGTAGGTCTTGTAGACGTGGTGAACGGCAGCCTCGCTCGTAACGTCGAACGGAAGGATGGCGAACAGTGCCGTGTCGTACACACCGTAGATGACACACAGCGCAGCCACGGACACCATTGCCACGCTCTGCAAACGGTTCGCGTCCGGGACGCTGCTGTCGTACTCGCCGTGGAAGAACGCGTAGTAGCCGAACTTGATGAACGACATGAACGTGCCGACACCGCCCAGTAGCAGCAGCCACTCGAGCGTATAGAACTCACCGAGCGGGAGCGGTCCCTTGCCGAAAGTATAGTGGCTCCCGGAGATGATGATCCCCTTGCTGACGAACCCGTTGAAGCCGGGGAAGCCGGCGATAGACAGCGCAGCGACGGAGAACGCCCCCGCCGTGATCGGCATCTCTCGCCAGAGACCGCCGAGTTTCTTCAGGCTCTCCGTCCCGGTCCGATAGATAACGACACCGGCAGTCATGAACAGTAGACCCTTATAGAGAATGTGGTTGAACACGTGAGCGAACGCGCCGGCCTGTGAGAGGGCGCTCCCGATACCGACGCCAGCGACCATGTACCCGACTTGGGACTGAATGTGATACGAGAGGAGTCGCCGCATATCGTTCTGGAACAGCGCGAACAGCGCGCCGAAGACTGCCATCCCGCCGCCCATGTACGCGATGGCCTCGTGGCCGTTGGGGAATGCGCGGTACATCCCGTAAACGCCAGTCTTGGTCGTGAACACACAGAGGA includes the following:
- a CDS encoding type IV pilin N-terminal domain-containing protein; protein product: MELKRFFNDDDAVSPVIGVILMVAITVILAAVIATFVLGLGDQVSNTAPQASFSTEYEDANDWVEFTHDGGDSIKASNLYLRGDIASGSDGDTPDITSDNTQWNGEASGSNSKVVAGNSVTVGVDTESFTINLVYQSATGDNSATLATASGPSA
- a CDS encoding Na(+)/H(+) antiporter subunit D, with amino-acid sequence MSMLTAVPPVVVLLALAIVVSRLPRRAGHAVGALVPALAVPWAVMVPEGAHLQTQFLGFDAVLLNVDPFSRLMGIIFGLIAAVAVLYSYASEADTTQTGYALSYVATSFGAVFAGDWLTLIFFWELMAVTSTLLVWHYGGKAVRAGFRYALLHGLGGTLLMAAILRHYVEVETFLFASVPGGPETAGITSGLAAALAAIGIGVNVGFIGLHAWLPDTYPRPHIAASVFLCVFTTKTGVYGMYRAFPNGHEAIAYMGGGMAVFGALFALFQNDMRRLLSYHIQSQVGYMVAGVGIGSALSQAGAFAHVFNHILYKGLLFMTAGVVIYRTGTESLKKLGGLWREMPITAGAFSVAALSIAGFPGFNGFVSKGIIISGSHYTFGKGPLPLGEFYTLEWLLLLGGVGTFMSFIKFGYYAFFHGEYDSSVPDANRLQSVAMVSVAALCVIYGVYDTALFAILPFDVTSEAAVHHVYKTYTIPHVIEGVVLAILGLIGFAVTKKPLSKLGRVPDIDSLYNPTVFYGSRGLVVGVTELYAAVDRAVVQATSVVTRTVTSPNDVIARLRDDDTLVHPMRAGIGLSILILAVFVTVALLALS